Below is a window of Equus quagga isolate Etosha38 chromosome 1, UCLA_HA_Equagga_1.0, whole genome shotgun sequence DNA.
gaatgaagaagaaatcagTGAAGGAAAGGGACTGGGGCTCCCCTTGGTGCAGAGATCTCCAGGGGCGGGCCAGGGATTCACCCTGCAGGAAAGAGGAACCATAGAAAGGTAGCTGTGTTTCTGCTGCAGATGGCACACCGAGGCCCAGCGGGTCCCCCAGGCAATGGACAGAGGCCACTTAGAGACTGAAAGGTGGTCTACAGTAGAGCCAGAGCCATGCAGTTTGGGACTTGCTTGCAGTGGGACTTGTTCTGGGTCCAGAGTGGATCCTTCAGAAACCCAGAGAGTTTGAGTAACTGGCTGACCTCCCATGAGCCCCAGGTCAGGGACACAAAAGCCCATCTTTCAACAGAGGCCTAAGAGGTGCCATTCATGATGAAAGAAATGATGGTTTTCCCCTCAGGCATGGAAAATATTTGGGGCATGTGACATAAGCTGCCATGGGAGCTCTTCCATAGATCTTGGGAGCCCTCCGGTGTAGAAATGCATGCATTTGTATACCTGCCCTTAAAGATACCTCAGGGAGTTGGGGACATAGGAACAGCAGGTGAAGGGAGTGCAAGGCCATGGGGGCTTTGAGGGTCTTGAGCTCTGGGTTCAGGGAAAGAAAGGGACTCAGGTATTCAAGGGCTGCTGACCTGGTTTCTCCAGCACACATTCGGAGTTGCTCTTCCTCTTGCCCTGCTGCTTCACAGGAGTCCCAGGCTTCTCAAGGCTTGAAGAAGATGGAGCTCCCGTGTCCCAGGACACATCTGGCACTTGAGATCCCTGCCCCAGGTCCCAATGTGGTGAACCCTGACTCTGCTCAAAAGAGAGATGAGACGTGGACAAACTCTCTGGGCAAGAGGAGCCCTGCGATGGCCCCGGTGACGTGGGGGGCAGATCAGGGTTCTCACCCACCAGCAACTGCTGGATCTCCAGAGCCACAGCATTGCAGACGGGGCACGAGGGGTCTGCACACAGCAGCCACCGCACACTTCCCTCCTCAGGAAGCCAGCCCTGGCTTGGAAGGGAAACACGGCAACCATTTTTTCCTGATGGAGTGACATCGGCGTCTTTGGAAGCGTGTGCCCTGGAgactggccctgccctcccccggTCCTGTAAGCCCTGGGGTCTGCACCCCCTGGGGTTTACCCATCTATTTTTCTTCCTAGGACAGTGCCATTTGGCAAGTCTTGGTGGGCTGGGCAGAGATTCTGGGGCTCATGGGGCAGGATTTCAGACAATCCATGGGCGCACAGGGCCATGAGAgacttgggggtggggtgagtTCACTGCTGACCTGTGTTAAGAAGCTGAACCAGGAGAAGGGAATAAGGCAGATGGGGGGGGGCGTGGCGCGCCGATGGCCAGCTGATGGGGCATTACCAGGTCGAACCTGGAGTCAGTCTCATTTGGGGCTAAGGAGGCCACAGCCTGGTTTTCAGTATCTTCAAACTGTGAGAAATGACGTCCTTTTGGGAACTCTGCATTCCACGGACTATGAGGTGTCTCTCCTGCTGtcctcagcatctcctgggagccaATCTCATTGTCTAGAGATCTTAAGAAGAGGGTAAGATGACAGGCTCCTGTCTGAGGGCTGTCCCAGGAACTGGCGCCCCTGAAGCCAGCACCGGAAGAGGTAATGTCAGTAGAGTCCAGCCAGACTCCAAGGGGTCTGCTCTTGAAAGGGTGTAGCTGCAAAGAGAACATGACAATAATGACGTATTCATGCACTTATTTATCATTCTCTTGACCGGATAACTTGTCTTGTGGCTGAGCACAAACCCATGTAGGGTCTTTTATGAATTACGCACTAGTGAAATCCTGAATTCCAGGACCACTGTGAGCCCAGCCCAGGACGGAACTGGAGACTCCTCCCTCCTGAGACGTCTGACCTCCTCTGCTCCGGGACCCTCTCGCTGCAGCCTCCGCTGTGTCTGGCTCCCTCCCAGCCATGATCCTTTTCCTCATCCCGCCCCTGACCAAGCAGAGAAATCATCACAggccagg
It encodes the following:
- the LOC124242337 gene encoding protein FAM205C-like isoform X1, whose protein sequence is MRLTPGSTCQGWLPEEGSVRWLLCADPSCPVCNAVALEIQQLLVGENPDLPPTSPGPSQGSSCPESLSTSHLSFEQSQGSPHWDLGQGSQVPDVSWDTGAPSSSSLEKPGTPVKQQGKRKSNSECVLEKPEAAEAGLGNKMKYFPYWINPKMKSQGPKEPVLRSKDEMVAKTTTKSVVKSAPSTKDPVRGAKLEKTAEEEGMTFFDAPTSVNLSTPGSCAFHNSSKHILS